From the genome of Vicia villosa cultivar HV-30 ecotype Madison, WI linkage group LG2, Vvil1.0, whole genome shotgun sequence, one region includes:
- the LOC131652518 gene encoding pentatricopeptide repeat-containing protein At1g71490: MRSSSGPKNLFLSKLQNCIPNSWKQQQPTKPFHKPLVSFDSSSSSMVPVLIASLKDFVTHGHLSNAFKTFIHIQHHASSSSSSSSSSSSNASFDLIFQPIKHLLLACTNLKSLPQGKQLHSHTISMGIDQNCILVSKLISFYASVNLLDDARIVTESSNSLGPLHWNMVISLYVKNSFFEEAISVYKKMLSKNVEPDDFTYPSVLKACGELLDCDTGVEVHKSIRDSSIKWSLFVHNALVFMYGRFGKLDVARHLFDNMPVRDDVSWNTIISCYASRGMWEEAFRLFGRMQEEGIEMNVIIWNTIAGGCLHTGNFKGALKLFSQMRMVIHLDSVAMVVGLNACSHIGALKLGKEIHGHAIRTYFDVFDNVKNSLITMYSRCGNLNHAYMLFRKMEEKSLITWNAMLSGYAHMDRAEEVSFIFREMLREGVEPNFVTIASVLPLCARIANLQHGKEFHCYMVKREEQFNGYLLLWNSLVEMYSKSGKVLEARKVFDSLSRRDEVTYTSMIMGYGMRGDGETALKLFEEMRRLNIKPDHVTMVAVLIACSHSGLVEQGQSLFRKMIEVYRINPRIEHYSCMVDLFGRAGLLDKAKEVITGMPCKPTSAMWATLIGACRIHGNTVIGEWAAGKLLDMKPDHSGYYVLIANMYAAAGCWSQLAKVRTCMRDLGVRKAPGCAWVDVGRELSPFLVGDTSNPHSDEIYPLMDGLNELMKDAGYVPSEGYISTEEDFEEMNIAGNVC; encoded by the coding sequence ATGCGTAGTTCTTCTGGACCTAAAAACCTGTTCTTGTCTAAACTTCAGAACTGTATTCCAAACTCATGGAAACAACAACAACCTACAAAGCCCTTTCACAAACCACTCGTTTCTTTTGATTCATCATCTTCCTCTATGGTTCCTGTTCTCATTGCATCCCTCAAGGATTTCGTCACTCATGGCCATTTATCAAATGCATTCAAAACCTTCATTCACATACAACACcatgcatcatcatcatcatcatcatcatcatcatcatcttctaatGCTTCTTTTGACCTAATTTTTCAACCAATTAAACATCTTCTATTGGCTTGCACCAATCTCAAGTCTCTTCCACAGGGTAAACAGCTTCATTCTCATACTATTTCAATGGGTATCGATCAAAATTGCATTTTGGTTTCTAAGCTTATTAGTTTCTATGCTAGTGTTAATTTACTGGACGATGCTCGAATTGTTACTGAGAGTTCAAATAGTTTGGGTCCTTTGCATTGGAACATGGTTATCTCTTTGTATGTTAAAAATAGTTTCTTTGAGGAGGCAATTTCTGTATATAAGAAAATGTTGAGTAAGAATGTTGAACCAGATGATTTTACTTATCCATCTGTCCTAAAGGCTTGTGGGGAGTTATTAGATTGTGATACCGGGGTGGAGGTTCATAAGTCTATTCGAGATAGTTCTATTAAGTGGAGTTTGTTTGTGCATAATGCGTTGGTGTTTATGTATGGTAGGTTTGGGAAGCTAGATGTTGCTCGTCACTTGTTTGATAATATGCCTGTTAGAGATGATGTTTCTTGGAATACTATAATAAGTTGTTATGCTTCTAGGGGTATGTGGGAGGAAGCGTTTCGGTTATTTGGACGTATGCAAGAGGAGGGTATTGAAATGAATGTTATTATATGGAATACCATTGCAGGGGGGTGTTTGCATACGGGAAATTTTAAAGGGGCGCTTAAGTTGTTTTCTCAAATGAGAATGGTGATTCATTTGGACTCTGTTGCTATGGTTGTTGGATTAAATGCATGTTCTCATATTGGGGCCCTTAAATTGGGAAAGGAGATTCATGGTCATGCTATAAGAACTTACTTTGATGTATTTGACaatgtaaaaaattcattaattaCAATGTATTCAAGGTGTGGGAATCTCAATCATGCATATATGTTGTTTCGAAAAATGGAGGAGAAAAGTTTGATCACATGGAATGCCATGCTTTCTGGATATGCTCACATGGATCGAGCTGAGGAAGTCTCCTTCATTTTCAGAGAAATGCTACGTGAAGGCGTTGAGCCTAATTTTGTGACCATTGCAAGCGTCCTTCCCCTTTGTGCTCGAATAGCAAATCTACAACATGGTAAAGAGTTTCATTGCTATATGGTGAAGCGTGAAGAGCAGTTTAATGGCTATTTATTATTGTGGAACTCACTGGTGGAGATGTATTCAAAGTCCGGCAAAGTTTTAGAAGCCAGGAAGGTCTTTGATTCATTAAGCAGGAGAGATGAAGTCACATATACTTCCATGATTATGGGATATGGTATGAGGGGTGATGGAGAAACTGCTCTGAAACTATTTGAAGAGATGCGCAGGTTAAATATTAAACCAGATCATGTGACAATGGTTGCAGTTCTAATAGCTTGTAGTCATTCTGGCCTTGTAGAACAAGGGCAATCGCTATTTAGAAAGATGATAGAAGTCTATAGAATAAATCCAAGGATTGAGCATTATTCATGTATGGTTGATCTCTTTGGAAGGGCTGGTCTTCTTGACAAAGCAAAGGAGGTTATCACAGGGATGCCATGCAAACCGACTTCAGCAATGTGGGCCACTCTAATAGGAGCTTGTCGAATCCATGGAAATACAGTGATTGGGGAATGGGCTGCAGGAAAGTTGTTGGACATGAAACCTGATCATTCAGGTTATTATGTGTTGATTGCAAATATGTATGCAGCTGCTGGTTGTTGGAGCCAACTAGCAAAAGTGAGGACTTGTATGAGGGATTTGGGTGTGAGAAAGGCTCCTGGTTGTGCGTGGGTTGATGTTGGCAGAGAGCTTTCTCCCTTTTTAGTTGGGGACACTTCGAACCCTCATTCAGACGAGATTTACcctctgatggatgggttgaatgAACTCATGAAAGATGCTGGTTATGTACCTAGTGAAGGGTATATCTCAACTGAGGAAGATTTTGAGGAGATGAATATTGCAGGGAATGTATGCTGA
- the LOC131652519 gene encoding peptidyl-prolyl cis-trans isomerase FKBP53-like gives MGFWGIEVKPGKPVPYHADNVQGKLHVTQATLGNGSSTEKSILQCSSGHKSSVFLCTLLPNKVESCPLNLEFDDEDLVAFSVIGSRSIHLSGYFVADDGDDLRDDYEYDSMGEDVGTDSEESSEYDSENGYDEHFFDDSDMDTYTASPVPNSGVVIEEIHDDIEPENGDNSAKQLKKKEQPALLKEKPSKKESEPDLVLESEDEDGFPISTSKQAKSESQKREAAAKEQTVKKTGKSNKKAKEAEHSAGLKRKGGRADEDEQLQDGKKKKKNKSKDEEIAHVPETNVTVVDEKHSEGEEIKTTTNQNDVSHAKDEHDGKLSNDEVLVEKKNKKKKKKKNKETEGVASGNEIATTVENQKLSTSEEKGKGQAEAKPSNVRTYANGLVIEDISMGKPDGRRAELGKKVSVKYIGKLKKDGKIFDSCVGKASFKFRLGVGQVIKGWDVGVNGMRIGDKRRITIPPSMGYGDKRVGAIPQNSWLVFDVELVGVGGN, from the exons ATGGGATTCTGGG GGATTGAAGTGAAACCTGGCAAACCGGTTCCTTATCATGCTGACAATGTGCAAGGAAAGCTTCATGTCACTCAG GCTACTTTAGGCAATGGTTCATCAACCGAGAAAAGCATTCTTCAGTGCTCTTCTGGACACAAAAGTTCAGTTTTTTTGTGTACGTTGCTACCAAATAAGGTTGAGTCGTGCCCTCTGAatcttgagtttgatgatgagGACTTGGTGGCATTCTCAGTCATCGGTTCACGGAGCATCCATCTTTCCGGTTATTTTGTAGCAGATGATGGCGACGACCTGAGGGATGACTATGAGTA TGATTCAATGGGAGAGGACGTGGGAACTGATTCAGAGGAGTCATCTGAATATGATAGTGAAAATGGATATGATGAACACTTTTTTGACGATAGTGATATGGACACGTACACAGCTTCGCCAGTCCCAAATAGTGGAG TTGTGATTGAGGAAATACACGACGACATTGAGCCTGAAAATGGAGATAATTCAGCAAAGCAATTGAAGAAAAAGGAACAACCAGCTCTCTTGAAAGAGAAACCCAGCAAAAAAGAAAGTGAGCCAGATCTTGTTCTGGaaagtgaagatgaagatggtttcCCAATTTCCACTTCAAAGCAAGCTAAATCTGAGTCTCAGAAAAGAGAAGCAGCGGCAAAAGAACAAACGGTCAAAAAAACCGGGAAGTCCAATAAGAAGGCAAAAGAAGCTGAACATTCTGCTGGCTTAAAGCGAAAAGGTGGAAGGGCTGATGAGGACGAGCAGCTGCAAGATGG gaaaaagaagaagaagaataagtcgAAAGATGAGGAAATTGCTCATGTACCCGAGACTAATGTTACTGTGGTAGATGAAAAGCATTCTGAAGGCGAGGAGATTAAAACTACAACTAATCAGAATGATGTTTCCCATGCAAAGGACGAACATGATGGAAAACTATCCAATGATGA AGTCCTTGTTGAGAagaaaaacaagaagaaaaagaagaaaaagaacaaaGAGACTGAAGGAGTAGCTTCTGGGAATGAAATCGCTACAACTGTTGAAAATCAGAAGTTGTCTACCTCTGAGGAAAAAGGGAAAGGTCAAGCTGAAGCCAAGCCATCTAACGTGAGAACATATGCAAATGGGTTGGTTATAGAGGACATATCTATGGGTAAACCAGATGGCAGAAGAGCCGAACTTGGAAAGAAG GTCAGTGTTAAATATATTGGCAAACTGAAAAAAGATGGGAAAATATTTGACTCATGTGTCGGAAAAGCATCTTTTAAATTTCGCCTTG GTGTAGGACAAGTCATCAAGGGGTGGGATGTTGGAGTCAATG GGATGAGGATTGGTGACAAAAGAAGAATTACAATTCCACCATCTATGGG ATACGGAGACAAGCGCGTTGGGGCAATACCACAAAATTCTTGGCTTGTATTTGATGTTGAGTTGGTTGGTGTTGGCGGCAACTAA
- the LOC131650366 gene encoding uncharacterized protein LOC131650366: MTVPIKPTCSWILKRILQQRETVQGMLEWQQVNQGKKFQTRNFYYGLLTHEQQVFWHKLFYDNMVRPRENFILWLVCHDRLATRERLMRFGIINHNNCVFCNAIETLDNLLFQCDIMNKVWKYVLNRLQMEHEPGMWHQELEWVIQQSKSRHWQARMLRATFTKVVYIFWKYRNDMVHGNIANGIHIGQKIIDILAYRLWMRPKIRQHVASLLLA, from the coding sequence ATGACTGTGCCCATTAAACCCACTTGTTCTTGGATTCTCAAAAGAATATTGCAGCAAAGGGAGACAGTCCAAGGAATGTTGGAATGGCAGCAGGTAAATCAGGGGAAGAAGTTCCAAACTAGAAATTTCTACTATGGCCTGCTTACACATGAACAACAGGTTTTCTGGCATAAACTTTTCTATGATAACATGGTCAGGCCTAGGGAGAATTTTATATTATGGTTGGTCTGTCATGACAGGCTAGCAACAAGGGAAAGGTTAATGAGATTTGGGATAATTAATCATAATAACTGTGTGTTCTGTAATGCTATTGAAACCTTAGATAACCTTTTGTTCCAATGTGATATAATGAACAAAGTCTGGAAGTATGTCCTTAATAGATTGCAGATGGAGCATGAACCTGGTATGTGGCATCAGGAGCTTGAGTGGGTTATTCAACAAAGCAAAAGTAGGCATTGGCAGGCTAGAATGCTGAGGGCAACATTTACTAAAGTTGTGTATATTTTTTGGAAATATAGAAATGATATGGTTCATGGGAATATTGCAAATGGCATACACATAGGACAAAAGATAATAGATATACTTGCTTATAGATTATGGATGAGACCTAAAATCCGGCAGCATGTAGCTAGCCTATTATTGGCTTAG